A region of Nostoc sp. 'Peltigera membranacea cyanobiont' N6 DNA encodes the following proteins:
- a CDS encoding DUF4159 domain-containing protein has translation MSHPFPPPPIKSLERLQAADGLLINAERWRTAHDYHRNRQNAQYQSLNQPGIVCGLGVRDVTAPSLVEARYRDGRWVQIQPGIAIDLAGNLIVVPTSYDFPIDIEVVSSEPLMIYLVVSYVDPDELRRGQQRDIVQETYRIDQRNSIPASSEIEICRILLQPGNTEITQPADAFFPGYNNIDLRYRRQAQMRPQALVCMAQATHSDPDCARNFFSLSYLLQAVEPLYPSLRGSDEPGQVSLGENIQDYDLLYLTGGQAISLNSLEFESLKNYLNLGGVLLVDAPTNANALIESTQALAQQLESPLRPLEELQRSHPLRTKPFLFAALPMVNQQQIKLLIGGGIILVIGDLATAWGLDRDLNLPRLTIRTAQELGINILHYAWKRRQLIGLQQEDNSGQW, from the coding sequence CACCAATCAAATCCCTTGAACGCCTACAAGCCGCAGACGGATTACTAATCAATGCAGAACGCTGGCGCACAGCCCATGATTACCACAGAAATCGGCAAAATGCTCAATATCAAAGTTTAAACCAACCAGGAATTGTTTGCGGTTTAGGCGTTCGAGATGTGACAGCCCCTAGCCTTGTAGAAGCTAGATATCGAGATGGACGTTGGGTACAAATTCAACCTGGTATTGCAATTGATTTAGCCGGTAATCTAATTGTTGTACCGACTTCTTATGACTTTCCTATTGATATAGAAGTAGTAAGTTCTGAACCACTCATGATCTACTTAGTAGTTAGCTATGTAGATCCTGATGAATTGCGGCGCGGACAGCAAAGAGATATTGTTCAAGAAACCTATCGAATTGACCAAAGAAACTCCATACCAGCCAGTTCAGAAATAGAAATATGCCGCATACTTCTGCAACCAGGAAATACTGAAATTACCCAACCTGCGGATGCTTTCTTTCCTGGATATAACAATATTGATTTGCGTTATCGTCGTCAGGCACAAATGCGTCCTCAAGCACTTGTGTGTATGGCACAGGCAACTCATAGCGATCCTGATTGTGCGCGTAATTTTTTCAGCCTTTCGTATTTGTTACAAGCAGTAGAACCCCTGTATCCCAGTTTACGAGGGTCTGATGAACCAGGTCAGGTTTCTTTAGGAGAAAATATTCAAGATTATGACCTACTTTATCTAACAGGTGGACAGGCAATTTCTTTAAATAGTCTTGAATTTGAGTCCCTCAAAAATTATTTAAATTTAGGTGGTGTGCTTCTTGTCGATGCACCAACAAATGCTAATGCTTTAATTGAGAGTACTCAAGCATTAGCACAACAGCTAGAAAGTCCTTTAAGACCTTTAGAAGAATTGCAACGGAGTCATCCTTTAAGGACAAAACCTTTTTTGTTTGCTGCCTTGCCAATGGTTAATCAACAGCAGATTAAATTGTTAATTGGTGGCGGAATTATTTTAGTAATTGGTGATTTAGCAACAGCTTGGGGACTGGATAGAGATTTGAATTTACCCAGATTGACCATTCGTACAGCCCAGGAACTTGGAATTAATATTCTTCACTATGCTTGGAAGCGGCGACAGTTGATAGGTTTGCAACAAGAAGATAATTCAGGGCAGTGGTGA
- the efeU gene encoding iron uptake transporter permease EfeU, which translates to MLFPFLIMFREGVEAALVVGIIASYLKQTGRTHLMKSVWVGIALATFFCLVAAIILQVTSQDFPQQEQELFAAVISIVAVAVLTWMVFWMRRAARSMKGELQSQIETAIQSGDKWGTALVGMAFFAVLREGLETVVFLLATFQQNLGIQAPMGALFGYAAAVAVGIGIYQGGIRINLRRFFKWTGAFIILVAAGLLASGVRAFHEAGVWNLLQTVVFDASGVIPNNGFIGSLLAGFFGYNDAPTVSEAIAYCGYLIPTMLLFFLGDNAGQKPTARHS; encoded by the coding sequence ATGCTTTTTCCCTTCTTGATCATGTTCCGAGAGGGCGTTGAAGCTGCACTTGTCGTGGGCATAATTGCTAGTTATCTTAAGCAAACTGGGCGTACCCATTTGATGAAGTCAGTGTGGGTTGGCATTGCACTAGCGACTTTTTTTTGTCTAGTAGCTGCAATTATTTTGCAAGTAACTAGCCAGGATTTTCCACAACAAGAACAAGAATTATTTGCAGCAGTAATTTCCATCGTCGCAGTTGCGGTTCTCACCTGGATGGTTTTTTGGATGCGCCGTGCGGCTCGTTCTATGAAAGGCGAGTTACAGTCTCAAATTGAAACAGCCATTCAGTCAGGGGATAAATGGGGTACAGCATTGGTGGGAATGGCATTTTTTGCTGTGCTGCGAGAAGGTTTGGAAACAGTAGTGTTTCTACTGGCAACATTCCAGCAAAATTTGGGAATTCAAGCTCCAATGGGAGCATTATTTGGATATGCAGCAGCAGTAGCCGTAGGTATAGGTATTTACCAAGGTGGTATTCGCATCAATCTGCGGCGATTTTTTAAATGGACAGGAGCCTTTATTATCTTGGTTGCTGCTGGACTCTTAGCAAGTGGGGTGAGAGCTTTCCATGAAGCTGGGGTGTGGAATTTACTGCAAACAGTGGTATTTGATGCTAGTGGAGTAATTCCTAATAATGGGTTTATAGGTTCACTTTTGGCGGGATTTTTTGGGTATAACGATGCCCCGACGGTGAGCGAGGCGATCGCCTATTGTGGTTATCTAATTCCTACCATGTTGCTGTTCTTCTTGGGGGATAACGCTGGACAGAAGCCTACAGCAAGACATTCTTAG